The Candidatus Polarisedimenticolia bacterium genome window below encodes:
- a CDS encoding glycosyltransferase family 2 protein: MSATIVMPVRNEGASLRRSLAAVLSQNYPSRLLEVIVADGMSDDETRAIVRERMAHHPNLKMIDNPSRIVPTGLNRAIREARGDVIVRVDGHTVVAPDYVTECLAALRRSAADNVGGPMRAVGEGRFGKAVAAATGSPFGVGGARFHYSESEEWVDTVYLGAWSRETLNRIGLFDEEMVRDQDDELNYRLLDRGGRVLLSPRIRSSYTVRGTPRSLWRQYFQYGFWKVRVMQKHPRQVRLRHLVPPAFVAALVLSAAVAWSAPDAVPLWGAVPLAYAVASVAAALSAGRSAGWPVVPLLPFVYALLHLAYGLGFLVGMVRFMTKWRARPDGRTMPAANEDVSA, translated from the coding sequence ATGTCCGCCACGATCGTCATGCCGGTACGTAACGAGGGCGCGTCTCTCCGGCGCAGTCTGGCGGCGGTACTGAGCCAGAATTACCCCTCGAGACTGCTCGAGGTCATCGTTGCGGACGGGATGTCCGATGACGAAACGCGAGCCATTGTGCGGGAACGGATGGCCCATCACCCCAACTTGAAGATGATCGACAACCCTTCCCGCATCGTGCCGACCGGGCTGAACCGCGCCATCAGGGAGGCACGGGGAGACGTCATCGTTCGCGTGGACGGGCACACGGTTGTCGCGCCGGACTACGTCACCGAGTGCCTGGCGGCCCTCCGGCGATCTGCGGCCGACAATGTCGGCGGACCGATGCGGGCCGTCGGTGAAGGCCGGTTCGGGAAAGCCGTCGCCGCCGCGACGGGTTCTCCCTTCGGCGTCGGCGGCGCGCGCTTTCACTACTCGGAATCCGAGGAATGGGTCGACACGGTCTACCTGGGGGCCTGGAGCAGGGAGACCCTCAACCGGATCGGCCTGTTTGACGAGGAGATGGTGCGTGACCAGGACGATGAGCTGAATTACCGGCTGCTGGATCGGGGGGGGCGCGTCCTCCTCAGCCCGAGAATCAGGTCCTCCTACACCGTCCGCGGGACTCCGCGCTCCCTGTGGCGGCAGTACTTCCAGTACGGGTTTTGGAAGGTCCGGGTGATGCAGAAACACCCGCGCCAGGTCCGCCTTCGCCATCTGGTGCCGCCGGCCTTCGTGGCGGCGCTCGTTCTTTCGGCCGCAGTCGCGTGGAGCGCGCCGGACGCCGTCCCGCTCTGGGGAGCCGTTCCTCTGGCCTACGCGGTGGCGAGCGTCGCCGCGGCGCTCTCGGCTGGGAGGAGCGCGGGATGGCCCGTGGTGCCGCTTCTCCCGTTCGTCTATGCCCTCCTGCACCTGGCGTACGGGCTGGGGTTCCTGGTGGGCATGGTGCGCTTCATGACGAAATGGCGCGCCCGACCTGACGGCCGGACGATGCCCGCGGCGAACGAGGACGTGTCGGCGTGA
- a CDS encoding tetratricopeptide repeat protein, with protein sequence MAHKILLLTCFTVLLLAESAYFVGQSAAGILRLRGERAFFRNDHERAWNGYHRAMALGGDLETLETDQIELLLFGLDQAWAGIRVRTALPPEKAVSTALQLVARRVAETPFKAYVWSLASDNYFHAARLRRQNTTLDLSSLSEDPMAVLLPEDRLGLAALETASRLEPNNYIYHDLLAEKFMDMGDIDTAATYCRRSVAAYPVLGAHRYLMVPDPAPELLEAAIRGFEDSRRQESMIPPGTIESEVGVLLWRNGQARRAIDFLSRAVALSPDLYEAQYYLGIASYELGDHQAALRHLQEATRCLPESPSPHVHMAFAQTALGNLQGAIDQFRRAREKDPQDIRFFHFLGEALEKAGQVKEAERQFVAAAKINPKSTVAWAALLGFYTRHRELRPLADICSNLELMAPDEIAYREQCAALGLEIP encoded by the coding sequence ATGGCCCATAAGATTCTCCTGCTGACGTGCTTCACCGTCCTGTTGCTGGCGGAGAGCGCCTACTTCGTCGGCCAAAGCGCTGCGGGCATCCTGCGCCTCCGCGGCGAAAGGGCCTTTTTCAGGAACGATCACGAGCGGGCGTGGAACGGCTACCATCGTGCGATGGCCCTGGGAGGCGACCTCGAAACCCTGGAGACCGACCAAATCGAACTGCTGCTTTTCGGCCTGGACCAGGCCTGGGCGGGTATTCGCGTCAGGACGGCCCTGCCTCCCGAGAAGGCGGTGAGCACGGCGTTGCAGCTCGTGGCGCGCCGGGTCGCCGAGACGCCCTTCAAGGCATACGTCTGGTCGCTGGCCTCGGACAACTATTTCCACGCGGCGAGGCTCCGGCGCCAGAACACAACCCTGGACCTCTCTTCGCTTTCCGAGGACCCGATGGCCGTTCTCCTGCCCGAAGATCGCCTCGGCCTGGCTGCGCTGGAAACGGCGTCCCGCCTGGAGCCCAACAATTACATCTATCATGATCTCCTGGCAGAGAAATTCATGGATATGGGTGACATCGACACCGCGGCCACCTATTGCCGCCGCTCCGTGGCCGCTTATCCCGTTCTGGGCGCTCACAGATATCTCATGGTTCCCGATCCTGCTCCCGAGCTTCTCGAGGCGGCCATCCGCGGATTCGAGGACTCGCGACGGCAGGAGTCGATGATCCCGCCGGGAACGATCGAGAGCGAGGTAGGCGTGCTCTTATGGCGCAACGGCCAGGCGCGAAGGGCCATCGACTTTTTGAGTCGTGCGGTCGCTTTGTCTCCCGATCTTTACGAGGCGCAGTACTATCTCGGCATCGCCAGTTATGAGCTGGGCGATCACCAGGCGGCGCTGCGCCACCTGCAGGAAGCCACCCGCTGCCTGCCTGAGAGCCCGTCGCCGCACGTGCACATGGCGTTCGCGCAGACGGCCCTGGGCAATCTCCAGGGCGCGATCGATCAATTCAGGCGGGCCCGTGAGAAGGACCCCCAGGACATCAGGTTCTTCCATTTCCTCGGCGAAGCCCTCGAGAAGGCCGGTCAGGTCAAGGAAGCCGAGCGGCAATTCGTCGCCGCTGCGAAGATCAACCCGAAGAGCACCGTGGCCTGGGCTGCGCTGCTCGGATTCTACACGCGCCACCGCGAGCTTCGGCCCCTCGCCGATATCTGCTCGAACCTCGAGTTGATGGCGCCCGACGAGATCGCCTATCGCGAGCAGTGCGCGGCTCTCGGACTGGAGATTCCTTGA
- a CDS encoding glycosyltransferase has product MSAPRGRHRICLVVGQLALGGLERQVYLLATGLDQSRFEVVVVSMTRGGQWAEALRRSGVSVVEMGRRGHLDWRRLAGMVRIFRAIRPHVVYSFNYEANAYARLAGLLAGVPILVTGERNVYMSRRMGVLERVLIRFTECVICNAEAIRRDLIDRTGLPEDKIITIRNAVAIRPHPGPVERHSARQLIGATEDEIVVGTIAGLAARKNLTMLVRAASLCKAAARLRFCIVGGGPDEQAVRTAIHDHGVEDRFTLLGERDDAWTLLAGFDLFVLSSRIEGLPNALMEAMVAGLPCVCTDVGGCSELVAHGVTGYLVDPGDARALADRVVELAGDAALRSSMGGAGRERITDGYSVERLVSEVEQVLLRLLEAAGSSARGRRLRGDFIEVR; this is encoded by the coding sequence GTGAGCGCACCCAGGGGGCGCCACCGGATCTGCCTGGTCGTGGGGCAACTCGCCTTGGGCGGCCTGGAAAGGCAGGTCTACCTGCTGGCGACGGGTCTCGATCAGAGCCGATTCGAGGTCGTCGTCGTATCGATGACCCGCGGCGGACAGTGGGCCGAAGCCTTGCGGCGGTCCGGCGTGAGCGTCGTGGAGATGGGCCGCCGCGGCCACCTGGATTGGCGTCGTCTTGCCGGAATGGTCCGGATTTTCCGGGCGATCCGGCCGCACGTGGTCTACTCGTTCAACTACGAGGCGAACGCTTATGCCCGCCTGGCTGGATTGCTGGCTGGCGTGCCCATTCTGGTCACCGGCGAGCGCAACGTATACATGTCCAGGCGCATGGGAGTCCTGGAACGCGTGCTGATTCGCTTCACCGAATGCGTGATCTGCAACGCCGAGGCGATCCGGCGCGACCTGATCGACCGGACGGGGCTGCCGGAGGACAAGATCATCACGATCCGAAACGCGGTCGCGATCCGGCCCCACCCGGGTCCTGTCGAACGGCACTCAGCACGGCAACTCATCGGAGCGACCGAGGACGAGATCGTGGTGGGCACGATCGCCGGGCTCGCCGCGAGAAAGAACCTCACGATGCTGGTCCGCGCCGCGTCTCTCTGCAAGGCGGCGGCACGGCTGCGATTTTGCATCGTGGGCGGAGGGCCCGACGAGCAGGCCGTGCGGACAGCCATCCACGACCATGGGGTAGAAGATCGGTTCACCCTGCTCGGGGAAAGGGACGACGCGTGGACTCTGCTCGCCGGGTTCGACCTGTTCGTCCTCTCGTCCAGGATCGAAGGGCTGCCCAATGCCCTGATGGAAGCCATGGTAGCGGGACTCCCCTGCGTGTGCACCGACGTGGGGGGATGCAGTGAGCTGGTGGCGCACGGCGTGACCGGGTACCTGGTGGATCCCGGTGATGCCCGGGCGCTGGCAGACCGCGTTGTAGAATTGGCCGGGGATGCCGCTCTGCGCTCATCGATGGGCGGCGCGGGAAGGGAACGGATCACCGACGGATACTCCGTCGAGCGACTTGTGTCCGAGGTCGAGCAGGTCCTGCTGCGGTTGCTGGAGGCGGCGGGATCGAGCGCGCGGGGACGCCGGCTGCGGGGCGATTTCATCGAGGTGAGATAG
- a CDS encoding O-antigen ligase family protein has protein sequence MHAVCDRIIHWGLVALIVFTPFAFGTVEPWSIALMEWGIVTIVLIFALSRLWPSGETTPGAPPRRGPALLGMGLPIGMFLLLTILQMVPLPLSWLEDISPGSARMYASVDLKGWESVQTGATEARAGRQDSLLQLEERARRPISVNPGRTRGKVVQLGTLVALFFLVACWVDGGRATSILKAVTVVGFLVAVFGLVQLLTWNGRIYWVRNVPSGPETMPRAFGPFVNHNHFAGYVEMIIPVALSLAFWLVDNRRTPSFKAASTAPRDGWSDALPEGSNEERGRLSQGTLATFAAVILIVALLTSLSRGGILSAFISGAVLLILLCRRIASRLVRVSIVVALPTVVIAMIALIGAEAVKKQLGTYANLSGESSFRLRVIIWERVIRELPAYAWVGSGLGTFEDSFAPVSPAGSQGRWDRTHNDYLQLLWETGIAGGLLFVLGSGNFIRRYWWPALLGRERPVDLFRVGMAVSLLSIALHSSVDFCLQIGANGFLCALLGGLIVALHRTRDTGPGRPPVQAINGPWAE, from the coding sequence ATGCACGCCGTGTGCGACAGGATCATCCACTGGGGCCTGGTGGCGCTCATCGTCTTCACCCCGTTCGCCTTCGGCACGGTGGAGCCTTGGTCGATCGCCCTCATGGAATGGGGCATCGTCACCATCGTCCTGATCTTCGCCCTCTCTCGCCTCTGGCCATCCGGCGAGACCACTCCCGGCGCCCCGCCGCGAAGGGGACCGGCGCTCCTGGGCATGGGACTGCCGATCGGCATGTTCCTGCTCCTGACCATTCTGCAGATGGTGCCTTTGCCGCTGTCATGGCTCGAGGACATCTCGCCGGGATCGGCGCGGATGTATGCGAGCGTCGACCTCAAGGGCTGGGAAAGCGTGCAGACCGGTGCGACCGAGGCGAGGGCGGGCCGCCAGGATTCTCTGCTCCAACTCGAGGAGCGTGCCCGGCGGCCGATCAGCGTGAATCCCGGCCGGACCCGCGGGAAGGTCGTCCAACTCGGGACCCTGGTCGCGCTTTTCTTCCTGGTCGCATGCTGGGTCGACGGCGGGAGGGCCACCTCCATCCTGAAGGCGGTGACGGTCGTTGGTTTCCTGGTGGCGGTTTTCGGCCTGGTCCAGCTCCTGACTTGGAACGGAAGGATCTACTGGGTGCGCAACGTCCCCAGTGGGCCCGAGACGATGCCCAGGGCCTTTGGTCCTTTCGTCAATCATAATCACTTTGCCGGGTACGTCGAAATGATCATCCCGGTGGCCCTCAGCCTTGCCTTCTGGCTAGTGGACAACAGACGCACGCCGTCATTCAAGGCGGCATCCACCGCGCCAAGGGACGGTTGGAGCGACGCTCTTCCGGAGGGCTCGAATGAGGAGAGGGGCCGTCTGAGTCAGGGGACCCTGGCCACCTTCGCGGCGGTCATCTTGATCGTCGCCCTGCTGACCTCGCTCTCCCGGGGGGGGATTCTGTCCGCTTTCATCAGCGGGGCGGTCCTGCTGATCCTGCTGTGCCGGCGCATCGCGTCGCGGCTCGTCCGGGTGTCGATCGTCGTGGCGCTTCCAACAGTCGTGATCGCGATGATCGCCCTGATTGGCGCCGAGGCCGTCAAGAAGCAGCTGGGGACCTACGCCAACCTTTCGGGCGAGTCCTCTTTCCGGCTGCGGGTCATCATCTGGGAGCGCGTGATACGCGAGCTGCCGGCGTATGCCTGGGTCGGCTCCGGCCTGGGAACCTTCGAGGACAGCTTCGCACCAGTGTCGCCGGCTGGTTCGCAGGGGCGGTGGGACAGGACGCACAACGACTACCTCCAGCTACTGTGGGAAACTGGAATCGCGGGGGGATTGCTGTTCGTTCTGGGCTCAGGGAATTTCATTCGGAGATACTGGTGGCCTGCCCTGCTTGGCCGGGAAAGACCCGTCGACCTGTTTCGGGTCGGCATGGCCGTCTCACTTTTGAGCATTGCCCTTCACTCGAGCGTCGATTTCTGCCTCCAAATCGGCGCGAACGGATTCTTGTGCGCTCTTCTCGGCGGGTTGATCGTGGCGCTGCACCGGACCCGCGACACGGGCCCCGGACGTCCCCCGGTCCAGGCCATCAATGGCCCTTGGGCCGAATAG
- a CDS encoding DegT/DnrJ/EryC1/StrS family aminotransferase → MARASGYIPFCLPWTGRQEIRQVTDAVRSGWLTTGPKVAMFEEHIRRLVRARHAVAVNSCTAALHLSLAAAGVGRGDEVITSPYTFAATGEAILYLGARPVLADIDPVTLNVNPEAVAAAVTRRSRAIVPVHIAGLPCDMKALIGLARRRRLTVIDDAAHALGARVEGRPIGSLSDLTCFSFYATKNLTTGEGGMVTTDDREMAARVRRLSLHGLSRDAWKRYTRAGSWRYDVVEVGFKYNMTDLAAGLGLAQAGKFSSIQARRRWLARRYSTLLAGCDAFELPVEQPGVVHAWHLYVLRLRPGVLRSGRDRVIDLLREKGIGTSVHFLPLHLHSFYRREFGYRQGDFPHTERESARAISLPLYPGLTRAAQDRVVGTLLDLVRQHRR, encoded by the coding sequence GTGGCGCGCGCATCCGGGTACATCCCCTTCTGCCTGCCGTGGACGGGCCGTCAGGAGATCCGGCAGGTGACCGACGCGGTCCGATCCGGGTGGCTGACGACGGGCCCGAAGGTCGCGATGTTCGAGGAGCATATCCGCCGCCTGGTGCGCGCCCGGCACGCCGTGGCAGTCAATTCGTGCACCGCAGCCCTGCATCTGTCCCTGGCCGCAGCGGGCGTCGGCCGTGGCGACGAGGTGATCACCAGCCCGTACACCTTTGCGGCCACGGGGGAGGCGATTCTGTATCTCGGCGCACGCCCCGTGCTGGCCGATATCGACCCTGTCACTCTGAACGTCAATCCCGAGGCCGTCGCGGCGGCGGTGACGCGCCGCAGCCGGGCGATCGTGCCGGTGCACATCGCGGGACTCCCCTGCGACATGAAGGCGTTGATCGGGCTCGCCCGTCGGCGCCGGCTCACGGTGATTGACGACGCGGCGCACGCCCTGGGGGCCCGGGTAGAGGGCCGTCCGATAGGATCGCTGTCCGACCTCACTTGTTTCAGCTTCTATGCCACCAAGAACCTGACGACCGGGGAGGGGGGCATGGTCACGACGGATGACCGGGAGATGGCCGCGCGCGTGCGCCGACTCAGCCTCCACGGCCTGTCGCGCGACGCCTGGAAGCGCTACACGCGCGCGGGCTCCTGGAGATACGATGTGGTCGAGGTCGGGTTCAAGTACAACATGACCGACCTGGCGGCGGGCCTGGGACTGGCGCAGGCCGGCAAGTTCTCGTCCATCCAGGCCCGTCGGCGATGGCTGGCCCGGCGCTACAGCACTCTTCTGGCCGGCTGCGACGCGTTCGAGCTGCCGGTTGAGCAGCCTGGGGTAGTCCACGCCTGGCACCTGTACGTCCTGCGGCTTCGCCCCGGCGTACTGCGTAGCGGCCGTGATCGAGTGATCGATCTACTCAGGGAGAAGGGAATCGGCACCAGTGTGCACTTCCTACCCCTCCATCTCCACTCATTCTACCGCCGGGAATTCGGGTACCGCCAAGGCGACTTTCCGCACACCGAACGGGAATCGGCGCGGGCCATCTCGTTGCCGCTCTACCCGGGCCTCACTCGGGCGGCCCAGGACAGAGTCGTCGGGACTCTCCTGGATCTGGTCCGGCAGCACCGGAGATGA
- a CDS encoding polysaccharide biosynthesis/export family protein — translation MAVAIALLAGGISTPLLGQAESVGVVVESLGFEEFEGGSGVRLQASGPLVAFACTVPSKESRDLIVEIPGATTKLPVRVDLKNLIVPEASIESSLGGGIGVRVRFAIGQGLLQGIEQTGRGLLFRFGSFGSSGNGEYRIGVGDKIEIGVFGHEDLAKVVEVRSDGTINYPWIGDLRVVGKTAAEIDVELTRILGKDYLVDPQVSVDVREYQSQWVTIIGEVRTPGKYVLKRNMRVIDVLAEAGGATKEAGEQILITRQSSEGAPRQIALDRNRLMSQDNQETNIPLQHGDILAIGERELFYIRGEVARPGPYQFESGMTVLRAISYGGGFSQFANRKQVDILRSGTKGVQEKITVNVKAIEDGKKEDLPVRPGDTIIVPRRIF, via the coding sequence GTGGCTGTGGCAATCGCTCTTCTGGCCGGCGGTATCTCGACACCGCTGCTCGGCCAGGCAGAGAGTGTCGGCGTTGTTGTGGAGAGCCTGGGATTCGAGGAATTCGAAGGAGGTAGCGGCGTCCGCCTGCAGGCGTCGGGACCCCTTGTGGCGTTTGCCTGCACCGTCCCCTCCAAGGAATCACGGGATCTGATCGTCGAGATTCCGGGCGCGACCACAAAACTGCCGGTCCGCGTGGACCTGAAAAACCTCATCGTCCCGGAGGCTTCCATCGAGAGTAGCCTAGGCGGAGGGATCGGCGTGCGGGTACGATTCGCGATCGGACAGGGTTTGCTGCAGGGGATCGAGCAGACAGGGCGCGGATTGCTTTTCCGGTTCGGCTCATTCGGGTCGTCGGGGAACGGTGAATACCGCATCGGCGTCGGCGACAAGATCGAGATCGGCGTGTTCGGCCACGAGGATCTCGCCAAGGTTGTCGAGGTGCGCTCCGACGGCACCATCAACTACCCATGGATCGGTGACCTCCGGGTGGTGGGCAAGACCGCCGCCGAGATTGACGTGGAGCTCACGCGCATTCTGGGGAAGGACTACCTTGTCGATCCTCAGGTGAGCGTGGATGTTCGCGAGTACCAGAGTCAGTGGGTGACAATCATTGGAGAAGTCCGCACACCCGGGAAATACGTCCTGAAGAGGAACATGAGGGTGATCGACGTGCTGGCGGAGGCGGGTGGCGCGACCAAGGAGGCCGGAGAGCAGATCCTGATCACCCGCCAGAGCTCCGAAGGTGCACCCCGGCAGATCGCTTTGGATCGCAACCGGCTCATGAGCCAGGATAACCAGGAAACAAACATTCCGCTGCAGCACGGCGACATTCTTGCGATCGGAGAGAGAGAGCTCTTCTACATTCGCGGTGAAGTGGCACGCCCCGGCCCCTACCAGTTCGAGAGCGGAATGACCGTCCTCAGGGCAATCAGCTACGGGGGCGGATTCAGCCAGTTCGCAAACAGGAAACAGGTGGACATCCTGCGATCCGGGACGAAAGGTGTACAGGAGAAGATCACAGTGAACGTGAAGGCCATCGAGGACGGGAAGAAAGAGGACCTCCCCGTGCGCCCGGGCGATACCATTATCGTTCCCCGCCGCATTTTCTGA
- a CDS encoding nucleoside-diphosphate sugar epimerase/dehydratase produces the protein MRLNRHRTKLLFVAGDVLAVLLANVLALALRFDFKWASITDPAFRASELLLIDLILTPVVFYVMGLYQSYWKYTGLDDLLRLVRAVAYRTAGVIILFYALGFVGLSRAVVIINSVLLLMLTGLLRLGPRFHFEFFSARRRSSGRRTLIVGAGDTGESLLRELKKTPHLDYNPIGFVDDDVEKIGIVIHGVPVLGDTRSLEKTIEEYGAREVIIAIPGASGNAMREIFDVCRRTGARFRTVPTRGELQRGAARVSQIRLVDLEDLLGREVVSLDNQMLRMSLSGKRVLVTGAAGSIGRELARQIASYEPDLLVVLDRNENNLFYLEAELREGHPLLNLVAAVGDVLDQRRLARLFEEHRPRVVFHAAAYKHVPLMEGNSVEAIKNNVLATRILSQAAIDAGVERLIYISTDKAVRPTSVMGATKRLGERLVKSLGTEATRFIAVRFGNVLGSDGSVVPTFRKQIAAGGPVTITHPEATRYFMTIPEAVQLVLMAGAMGEGNETFLLQMGQPVRIVDMARNMIELSGLRPDEDIKIVFTGLRPGEKLHEELKNDAEEALPTSNDKIMILTGVEPLGRGEWSDLEALEEGALEGRSDEVLAVLRRLVPDYVPDVAMPPRMSGIPGQKVVDLFPKRRLDAQI, from the coding sequence ATGAGGCTGAACCGGCACCGGACGAAACTGCTTTTCGTGGCGGGCGATGTGCTTGCCGTCCTGCTCGCCAACGTGCTGGCCCTCGCCCTGCGGTTCGACTTCAAGTGGGCGAGCATCACCGATCCCGCATTCCGCGCCAGCGAGCTGCTCCTGATCGATCTGATCCTGACGCCCGTGGTGTTCTATGTCATGGGTCTGTACCAGAGCTACTGGAAGTATACCGGCCTCGATGACCTGCTCCGCCTGGTGCGGGCTGTCGCCTACAGAACCGCCGGTGTGATCATCCTGTTCTACGCACTGGGCTTCGTCGGGTTGTCGCGCGCCGTGGTCATCATCAACTCGGTGCTCCTCCTGATGCTGACGGGCTTGCTGCGTCTGGGGCCCCGATTCCATTTCGAGTTCTTCTCGGCGCGCCGGCGGAGCTCCGGACGCAGGACGCTGATCGTCGGGGCCGGCGACACCGGGGAATCGCTGCTCAGGGAACTGAAGAAGACGCCCCACCTCGACTACAACCCGATCGGCTTCGTCGATGACGACGTCGAGAAGATTGGCATCGTGATCCACGGTGTGCCGGTCCTGGGAGACACCCGGTCCCTTGAGAAAACGATCGAGGAGTACGGCGCCCGCGAAGTGATCATCGCCATTCCGGGGGCGTCGGGGAACGCCATGCGGGAAATCTTCGACGTGTGCCGGCGTACGGGGGCGCGTTTCCGGACGGTCCCGACCCGCGGCGAGCTGCAGCGCGGTGCGGCGCGCGTCAGCCAGATCCGGCTGGTCGACCTGGAGGACCTGCTCGGGCGCGAGGTGGTGAGCCTGGACAACCAGATGCTCCGGATGAGCCTGAGCGGAAAGAGGGTGCTGGTGACCGGCGCCGCCGGCTCGATCGGGCGCGAGCTGGCGCGTCAGATCGCGTCCTACGAGCCGGATCTGCTCGTCGTCCTCGATCGCAACGAGAACAACCTGTTCTATCTCGAGGCCGAGCTGCGCGAGGGCCACCCCCTTCTAAACCTCGTCGCGGCCGTCGGGGACGTGCTCGATCAGAGGCGATTGGCCCGGCTTTTCGAGGAGCACCGGCCTCGGGTGGTGTTCCACGCGGCCGCCTACAAGCACGTGCCCTTGATGGAAGGCAATTCGGTGGAGGCGATCAAGAACAACGTCCTGGCCACGCGCATCCTGTCGCAGGCGGCGATCGATGCCGGGGTGGAGCGTCTCATCTACATCTCGACCGACAAGGCGGTCCGTCCGACGAGCGTGATGGGGGCCACCAAACGTCTCGGGGAGCGCCTGGTCAAGAGTCTCGGGACCGAGGCGACCCGGTTCATCGCCGTGCGCTTCGGAAACGTCCTGGGCAGCGACGGATCGGTGGTTCCGACTTTCCGCAAGCAGATCGCCGCTGGCGGGCCCGTCACGATCACCCACCCGGAGGCGACGCGCTACTTCATGACCATTCCCGAGGCCGTCCAGCTCGTTCTCATGGCGGGGGCCATGGGGGAGGGGAACGAGACCTTCCTCCTGCAGATGGGCCAGCCCGTCCGAATCGTGGACATGGCCAGGAATATGATCGAGCTTTCGGGCCTGCGGCCGGACGAGGACATCAAGATCGTTTTCACGGGACTGCGTCCCGGAGAGAAGCTTCACGAGGAGCTCAAGAACGACGCGGAGGAGGCGCTTCCGACGTCCAATGACAAGATCATGATCCTGACCGGGGTGGAACCACTGGGCCGAGGCGAATGGAGTGACCTCGAAGCGCTGGAAGAAGGGGCGCTCGAAGGACGCTCCGATGAGGTACTGGCTGTCCTGAGAAGGCTGGTGCCCGATTATGTTCCGGACGTCGCGATGCCCCCCCGGATGTCCGGGATCCCCGGGCAGAAGGTCGTGGATCTCTTTCCCAAGAGACGCCTGGATGCCCAGATCTGA
- a CDS encoding sugar transferase, whose protein sequence is MSAGRAYCRGAMKRSLDIALSLPALLILTPILLLLAAVILMTSGSPVIFAQERIGMDGRPFRLLKLRTMCKDASKGLPLTGAGDRRVTRVGKFFRSLKLDELPQLVNVLAGDMSLVGPRPEVPPYVARYAPEQRRVLDTRPGLTDPASVLFRDEEALLGSVPDQSRERYYLETILPKKLGMNLAYIDRASLGYDLLLVLKTIGVVIWPGRP, encoded by the coding sequence ATGAGCGCGGGGCGCGCCTACTGCCGGGGGGCGATGAAGAGAAGTCTGGACATCGCGCTGTCGCTACCCGCCCTCCTGATCCTGACCCCTATCCTGCTTCTGCTCGCAGCCGTTATCCTCATGACTTCAGGGTCTCCTGTGATCTTCGCCCAGGAGCGGATCGGCATGGACGGACGCCCGTTCAGACTCTTGAAGCTCAGGACCATGTGCAAGGACGCCTCGAAGGGCCTCCCCCTCACCGGCGCCGGCGACCGGCGCGTGACCCGGGTCGGGAAATTTTTTCGCTCCCTGAAGCTGGACGAGCTGCCACAGCTGGTCAATGTCCTGGCGGGGGACATGTCCCTGGTAGGGCCGCGTCCGGAGGTCCCGCCGTACGTTGCACGCTATGCTCCTGAGCAGCGGAGAGTCCTGGACACCCGCCCGGGACTCACCGACCCGGCGAGCGTCCTGTTCCGGGACGAGGAGGCGCTCTTGGGTTCCGTCCCCGATCAGTCCAGGGAGCGGTATTACCTGGAAACCATCCTGCCCAAAAAGCTGGGAATGAACCTGGCCTACATTGACCGGGCGAGCTTGGGCTACGACCTGCTCCTAGTCCTGAAGACGATCGGAGTCGTAATCTGGCCAGGCAGGCCCTGA